Proteins encoded by one window of Rubrobacter indicoceani:
- a CDS encoding dihydroorotate dehydrogenase, with product MRQRLLQRLRCPGETSRLRSLLRGRARLRRRGSCMVIQHNTRAGADTRVELCGLTLKNPIIPASGTMSKESLVEVGGVYGAILPKTTTPRARDGNPTPRIAETYGGMVNSIGLQNPGVEEFMAHLGDYDVGVPLFVSVAGDTVEEFREIVDRVAADERVSAIEMNLSCPNVEHGGLTFCAGPGSVEGVVAAARETTKKPLIVKLTFEGVVANAVAAEKAGADAVTAINTIPALTVDVNSRKKLVRGGLSGPAIKPVALRAVYEVAGAVDVPVVASGGVASGEDVVEFMLAGATAVQVGTASFVREPEKMLTEFAGYLQQVGLTAAQLTGELRSA from the coding sequence ATGCGGCAACGGCTCCTGCAACGGCTGCGTTGTCCCGGTGAAACATCGCGGCTACGTTCGCTCCTGCGTGGAAGGGCCCGTCTTCGACGCAGGGGTTCTTGCATGGTGATACAGCACAATACCCGGGCAGGGGCAGATACCCGGGTCGAACTCTGTGGCCTGACCCTGAAGAATCCCATAATACCCGCATCGGGAACGATGTCCAAGGAATCGCTCGTTGAGGTCGGGGGGGTTTACGGGGCGATCCTCCCGAAGACGACCACTCCGAGGGCGCGTGACGGGAACCCGACGCCGCGCATCGCGGAGACATATGGCGGGATGGTCAACTCCATCGGGCTTCAGAACCCGGGGGTCGAGGAGTTTATGGCGCATCTGGGTGACTACGACGTTGGAGTGCCGCTCTTTGTCTCGGTGGCGGGGGACACGGTGGAGGAGTTCCGGGAGATCGTCGATCGCGTAGCGGCGGATGAGCGAGTATCGGCCATCGAGATGAACCTGTCGTGTCCGAACGTCGAGCACGGGGGGCTGACGTTCTGTGCCGGACCGGGGAGCGTCGAAGGGGTCGTTGCGGCGGCCCGGGAGACGACGAAGAAGCCGCTTATCGTCAAGCTCACCTTTGAGGGCGTGGTCGCCAACGCGGTTGCAGCCGAGAAAGCGGGAGCGGACGCGGTAACGGCGATAAACACGATCCCGGCGCTCACGGTAGACGTGAATTCAAGAAAGAAGCTTGTTCGGGGCGGGCTTTCGGGACCGGCCATAAAGCCCGTTGCGCTGCGGGCTGTGTACGAAGTAGCGGGCGCAGTGGACGTTCCGGTCGTGGCGAGCGGCGGGGTAGCAAGCGGGGAAGATGTCGTGGAGTTCATGCTCGCGGGGGCTACGGCGGTACAGGTCGGGACGGCCAGTTTCGTGCGGGAGCCGGAGAAGATGCTTACCGAGTTTGCGGGGTATTTACAGCAGGTCGGGCTTACGGCTGCCCAGTTGACGGGGGAACTGCGGAGCGCGTAG
- a CDS encoding dihydroorotate dehydrogenase electron transfer subunit has translation MKFYEAGVEGVERLGEYHVLRYRWDAEEHSPEPGRFVMARAAGFPATLDPFLARPLSFYDYNGGVASLLFEVRGRGTENLARKKAGETVEVTAPLGRAFDLSELNETSRVALLGGGIGVAPFRFLSRHLARLNVPHDTYLGFADGELAKAADGFDTPTVATMDGSVGFGGTVLDAVAGSGGIEQYGALYACGPNPMLAAVKLAAPPDVRCQLSVEERMGCGNGSCNGCVVPVKHRGYVRSCVEGPVFDAGVLAW, from the coding sequence GTGAAGTTCTACGAAGCCGGAGTGGAAGGCGTCGAGCGACTGGGCGAATACCACGTTCTGCGCTACAGGTGGGACGCTGAGGAACACTCGCCGGAGCCGGGCCGGTTTGTGATGGCCCGCGCCGCCGGGTTCCCGGCGACGCTCGATCCGTTTCTTGCGCGTCCACTCTCCTTCTACGACTACAACGGAGGGGTTGCGAGCCTGCTCTTCGAGGTGCGTGGCCGCGGCACGGAGAACCTTGCCCGGAAGAAAGCCGGCGAAACCGTCGAGGTGACGGCCCCGCTCGGCCGGGCCTTCGACCTTTCGGAGCTGAACGAGACGAGCCGCGTCGCCCTTCTGGGCGGCGGTATCGGCGTCGCGCCGTTCAGGTTTCTCTCCCGGCACCTTGCACGGCTGAACGTCCCGCACGACACCTACCTCGGCTTCGCCGACGGAGAACTCGCAAAGGCGGCGGACGGCTTCGACACCCCGACCGTTGCAACGATGGACGGCTCGGTCGGGTTCGGCGGAACCGTTCTCGACGCGGTCGCCGGGTCCGGCGGGATCGAGCAATATGGCGCCCTCTACGCCTGCGGCCCGAACCCGATGCTCGCCGCCGTGAAGCTCGCCGCGCCGCCGGACGTCCGGTGCCAGCTCTCGGTAGAAGAACGCATGGGATGCGGCAACGGCTCCTGCAACGGCTGCGTTGTCCCGGTGAAACATCGCGGCTACGTTCGCTCCTGCGTGGAAGGGCCCGTCTTCGACGCAGGGGTTCTTGCATGGTGA
- the carB gene encoding carbamoyl-phosphate synthase large subunit, with amino-acid sequence MPRRDDLHTILIIGSGPIVIGQAAEFDYSGTQACRALREEGYRVVLVNSNPATIMTDPEVADATYIEPLTVESVTEIIRKESPDALLPTLGGQTALNLSIELDGAGVLEKYDVELLGASIESIQMAEDRQLFHDAMDRIGLKVPASRTVKRYEEAELLAREIGFPLIIRPSFTLGGKGGSVASGWQDLRRSVEDGLDASPVGQVLVEKSVTGWKEFELEVMRDLKDNVVIVCSIENIDAMGVHTGDSITVAPAQTLSDRQYQTLRSASIEVIREIGVSTGGSNIQYAVDPDSDDFYVIEMNPRVSRSSALASKATGFPIAKIAAKLAVGYSLDEIPNDITEATPASFEPALDYVVTKIPRFAFEKFPGTHARLTTRMHSVGEVMAIGRTFTESLLKAIASLEVDGADIEPRLDEPSPYRIFAVFDALRAGMDIPEIHARTSIDPFFIASIARIIAAEGSVGETLGAEEIRELKKIGLTDEALASASGSSTEVIRGVRQALGIGPTYKSVDTCAGEFPARTPYYYSTYEVEDEVERGGNESVVVLGSGPNRIGQGIEFDYACVHASYALIEAGLDAVMVNSNPETVSTDYDTSTRLYFEPLSAEHVLEVIRREKPKGVILQFGGQSPLRLARELEKAGVRILGTSPDAIDLAEDRSRFGRLLEDLEIPHPRYGTATNADEAREVAKRLNYPVVVRPSYVLGGRRMEIVYNDDDLDLYLKSSVTTSPDHPILIDRFMEAYVEVDVDAVCDGEDVYIGGVMEHIEEAGVHSGDSSCVTPPITLQRSLVGKIEDYTRKLALSIGVVGLMNIQFVIRGENVMVIECNPRASRTVPYISKATGVPLAKVAARVSLGEKLRDMDLEASRSGRYSVKAPVFPFDRFADADPLLGPEMRSTGEAMGIDRSFGGAFAKALTSAGQKLPESGRVYISVANRDKRAVVLIARAFADLGFEVLASEGTAEVLRNNGLPVAVVPKIGEGDRDIIGMIEAREIDLVINTPWGRGARTDGYLIRRAALTHGVPCITTLAGASAAIQGIEATIRGETKSVNSLQNLYAAKA; translated from the coding sequence GTGCCGCGCCGCGACGACCTGCACACCATACTCATCATCGGGAGCGGACCGATAGTTATCGGACAGGCAGCAGAGTTCGACTACTCCGGGACGCAGGCGTGTCGGGCGTTGCGCGAGGAGGGCTACCGCGTCGTCCTTGTCAACTCCAACCCGGCGACCATAATGACCGACCCGGAAGTAGCGGACGCAACCTACATCGAGCCGCTGACGGTGGAATCGGTCACCGAGATCATCCGCAAGGAATCGCCGGATGCGCTGTTGCCGACGCTCGGCGGCCAGACGGCCTTGAACCTTTCCATCGAGCTTGACGGGGCGGGCGTTCTTGAGAAGTACGACGTGGAGCTTCTGGGGGCGTCCATCGAGTCCATTCAGATGGCCGAGGACCGGCAGCTGTTCCACGATGCCATGGACAGAATAGGTCTTAAAGTCCCCGCGAGCCGGACGGTGAAACGCTACGAAGAGGCCGAGCTTCTTGCCCGCGAGATAGGGTTCCCGCTTATCATTCGCCCGAGCTTCACCCTCGGGGGCAAGGGCGGTTCGGTGGCCTCGGGCTGGCAGGACCTCAGGCGTTCGGTGGAGGATGGCCTCGATGCGAGCCCGGTCGGGCAGGTGCTTGTCGAGAAAAGCGTAACCGGCTGGAAAGAATTCGAGCTCGAGGTCATGCGCGACCTCAAGGACAACGTCGTTATCGTCTGCTCTATAGAGAACATAGACGCGATGGGCGTTCACACGGGAGATTCCATCACCGTCGCCCCGGCTCAGACGCTCTCGGATCGGCAGTATCAGACGCTCCGGTCGGCCTCCATAGAGGTGATCCGGGAGATAGGCGTCTCCACCGGCGGCTCGAACATCCAGTACGCCGTAGACCCGGACTCCGATGATTTCTACGTTATCGAGATGAACCCGCGGGTAAGCCGGAGCAGCGCGCTCGCGAGCAAGGCGACCGGCTTCCCAATAGCGAAGATAGCCGCCAAGCTCGCGGTCGGGTACTCGCTCGATGAGATCCCGAACGACATCACCGAGGCCACGCCCGCGTCCTTCGAGCCCGCGCTGGACTACGTTGTTACGAAGATCCCGCGCTTCGCCTTCGAGAAGTTCCCCGGGACGCATGCCCGCCTCACGACCCGGATGCACTCCGTCGGGGAGGTCATGGCGATAGGCCGGACCTTTACCGAGAGCCTGCTGAAGGCCATAGCCTCGCTTGAGGTGGACGGAGCGGACATCGAGCCGAGGCTGGACGAGCCGAGCCCGTACCGGATATTCGCCGTCTTCGACGCGCTCAGGGCGGGGATGGACATACCGGAGATCCACGCCCGCACGAGCATAGACCCGTTTTTTATCGCCTCGATAGCCCGCATCATCGCGGCGGAGGGCTCGGTCGGGGAGACGCTCGGGGCGGAGGAGATCCGGGAACTCAAGAAGATCGGTCTGACCGACGAAGCCCTTGCTTCCGCGTCCGGCTCGTCGACGGAGGTGATTCGCGGTGTCCGTCAGGCGCTCGGGATCGGGCCGACGTACAAATCCGTCGATACCTGCGCCGGGGAATTTCCGGCCCGCACGCCGTACTACTACTCCACCTACGAGGTCGAGGACGAGGTCGAGCGCGGCGGGAACGAGTCGGTCGTGGTGCTCGGCTCCGGCCCTAACCGCATCGGGCAGGGCATCGAGTTCGACTACGCCTGCGTCCACGCAAGCTACGCGCTTATCGAAGCCGGACTCGACGCGGTGATGGTCAACTCCAACCCCGAGACCGTCTCTACCGACTACGACACCTCGACCCGCCTTTACTTCGAGCCGCTTTCGGCGGAGCATGTGCTGGAGGTGATAAGGCGGGAGAAGCCGAAGGGTGTGATCCTCCAGTTCGGCGGCCAGAGCCCGCTGCGGCTCGCCCGCGAGCTTGAGAAGGCCGGGGTTCGCATCCTCGGGACTTCGCCAGACGCGATAGACCTCGCGGAGGACCGTTCGCGTTTCGGGCGGCTTCTGGAGGACCTCGAAATTCCGCATCCGCGCTACGGCACGGCGACAAACGCCGACGAGGCGCGGGAGGTTGCAAAGAGGCTGAACTACCCGGTTGTAGTCAGGCCGTCCTACGTACTCGGGGGGCGGCGGATGGAGATCGTCTACAACGACGACGACCTGGACCTGTATCTCAAGTCAAGCGTAACGACGAGCCCGGATCACCCCATCCTTATAGACAGGTTCATGGAGGCTTACGTCGAGGTTGACGTTGACGCCGTGTGCGACGGAGAGGACGTGTACATCGGCGGGGTGATGGAGCATATCGAGGAGGCGGGGGTTCATTCCGGCGATTCTTCGTGTGTAACGCCGCCGATCACGCTGCAGCGGAGCCTGGTCGGGAAGATCGAGGACTACACAAGGAAGCTCGCGCTCTCCATCGGGGTCGTGGGGTTGATGAACATACAGTTTGTTATCCGCGGGGAGAACGTCATGGTGATCGAATGCAACCCGAGGGCGTCGCGGACGGTCCCGTATATCTCAAAGGCGACGGGCGTGCCGCTGGCGAAGGTTGCAGCGAGGGTTTCGCTCGGGGAGAAGCTGCGGGACATGGACCTCGAAGCGTCGCGGAGCGGGCGCTACAGCGTAAAGGCTCCGGTGTTTCCGTTTGACCGGTTCGCCGATGCGGACCCGCTGCTCGGGCCGGAGATGCGCTCTACGGGCGAGGCGATGGGCATCGACCGCTCCTTCGGCGGGGCGTTCGCCAAAGCCCTGACCTCCGCCGGGCAGAAGCTCCCGGAGAGCGGCCGGGTCTATATCTCGGTGGCGAACCGCGACAAGCGCGCGGTCGTTCTTATAGCCCGTGCCTTTGCCGACCTCGGCTTCGAGGTTCTGGCGAGCGAGGGGACGGCGGAGGTCTTGAGGAACAACGGGCTCCCGGTCGCCGTCGTGCCGAAGATCGGGGAGGGCGACCGGGACATCATCGGCATGATCGAAGCCCGGGAGATAGATCTCGTGATCAACACACCCTGGGGCCGGGGAGCGCGTACGGACGGGTACCTGATCCGCCGCGCCGCCCTGACGCACGGCGTCCCGTGCATCACGACCCTGGCCGGGGCCTCTGCTGCGATTCAGGGGATCGAAGCAACCATCCGGGGCGAGACGAAGAGCGTCAACTCCCTGCAGAACCTCTACGCCGCAAAGGCTTGA
- the carA gene encoding glutamine-hydrolyzing carbamoyl-phosphate synthase small subunit produces the protein MEYGRSRATLVLEDGASFEGWSFAGDGEVSGEVVFTTGMVGYQETLTDPSYRGQIVLFTYPLIGNYGVIAGDEESAKVQARAVVVREYTPHHSNWASERSLAELLNETGVMGIEGVDTRALTRHLRDKGAMRGIISTVESDRVELKKKANQHPEMVGLDLASTSSQFAEPTLLEAIGEERCRITALDYGVKSSIYRELRKRGASVMAMPGSTTTEEILATEPDGVFLSNGPGDPAALNRAVEVLRPVVGEVPVFGICLGHQLLGLALDCETYKMPFGHHGANHPVRNLETGRIEITSQNHGFSIYEDSLPDGVELTHKNLYDGTVEGIRNAELRASSVQYHPESSPGPRDSGYLFDDFVNDISGERKAGE, from the coding sequence TTGGAGTACGGGCGTAGCAGGGCAACCCTGGTCCTTGAGGACGGGGCTTCCTTTGAGGGCTGGAGTTTCGCGGGGGACGGCGAGGTATCGGGCGAGGTTGTCTTCACGACGGGCATGGTCGGATATCAGGAGACGCTGACCGACCCCTCCTACCGGGGGCAGATAGTCCTGTTTACTTATCCCCTGATCGGCAACTACGGCGTTATCGCCGGGGATGAGGAGTCCGCAAAGGTTCAGGCCAGGGCCGTTGTAGTTCGCGAGTACACGCCGCACCATAGCAACTGGGCATCCGAGCGTTCGCTGGCCGAGCTTCTGAACGAGACCGGGGTGATGGGCATAGAGGGTGTGGACACCCGCGCCCTGACTCGCCACCTTCGGGACAAGGGCGCGATGCGCGGCATTATCTCGACCGTGGAGAGCGACCGGGTGGAGCTTAAAAAGAAAGCCAACCAGCACCCGGAGATGGTCGGCCTCGACCTCGCCTCGACGAGCAGCCAGTTTGCGGAACCGACTCTTCTGGAGGCCATCGGTGAGGAACGCTGCCGCATCACCGCGCTCGATTACGGGGTGAAGTCGTCCATCTACCGGGAGCTCAGAAAGCGCGGTGCGTCCGTCATGGCGATGCCCGGCTCGACCACGACCGAGGAGATACTCGCGACCGAGCCGGACGGGGTTTTCCTGTCGAACGGGCCGGGAGACCCGGCGGCGCTCAACCGGGCGGTGGAGGTGCTTCGACCCGTCGTCGGGGAGGTCCCGGTCTTCGGCATCTGTCTCGGGCATCAGCTTCTCGGCCTTGCTCTGGATTGCGAGACTTACAAAATGCCGTTCGGACACCACGGGGCGAACCATCCGGTAAGAAACCTCGAGACCGGGAGGATCGAGATAACCAGCCAGAACCACGGGTTTTCCATCTACGAGGACTCGCTGCCGGATGGTGTGGAGCTGACGCACAAGAACCTCTACGACGGAACGGTGGAGGGGATCAGGAACGCCGAGCTTCGAGCGTCGAGCGTCCAGTATCACCCCGAATCAAGCCCCGGTCCGCGTGACTCCGGCTATCTCTTCGACGACTTCGTAAACGATATCTCCGGCGAGAGAAAGGCGGGTGAGTAG
- a CDS encoding dihydroorotase has protein sequence MTEGRNHIPTTRSGTDVELVIKNAHVLDPSGNLDGVMDVRVAGGRIAEVGENLAGGREIAADGLHLFPGFVDVHAHWRSPGQEHRESIESGSGAAAAGGFTGVVMMPNTDPVVDRPVVVSGLVRRAGRESRVRAYVSAALHVGLAGERLTEMKLLKEAGALCVSDDGLGTQRASVLRSGMLYARSAGLPVILHCEDHTLATGVVHEGRHSALTGLPGTPASAEDVATAAGLILAAETGAKVHITHVSTGLSAALVGFFKKLGIADVTSDTTPHHLTLTDELVATLEGLYRVNPPLRPKKDLNAVREALSDGTFDFVATDHAPHASHEKDLPLEEANPGFLGHETAFAAIYTELVLSGRLSLRRLVEAMSCAPGRWVGEGGGLAVGGPADIALVDLTEEWTVERRTLLSKSENSPYRGRRLTGRVAGTIVGGEFVYNARDIAGVGFGVRA, from the coding sequence TTGACGGAGGGTCGGAACCACATCCCGACGACCCGCAGCGGCACGGACGTCGAGCTTGTAATAAAGAACGCCCACGTTTTGGATCCTTCCGGGAACCTCGACGGGGTGATGGACGTACGCGTCGCTGGCGGGCGCATCGCGGAGGTCGGAGAGAACCTCGCCGGCGGTCGTGAGATAGCCGCCGACGGGCTGCATCTCTTCCCCGGTTTCGTGGACGTACACGCCCACTGGCGGTCGCCGGGTCAGGAACACCGCGAGAGCATAGAGAGCGGCTCCGGCGCGGCGGCGGCGGGCGGCTTTACGGGCGTGGTCATGATGCCGAACACCGACCCGGTCGTGGACAGGCCGGTCGTGGTTTCGGGGCTGGTGCGGCGCGCCGGGAGGGAGTCGCGGGTCAGGGCGTACGTCTCCGCCGCGCTGCACGTCGGGCTTGCGGGCGAGCGCCTGACGGAGATGAAGCTGCTGAAAGAGGCCGGGGCTCTCTGCGTCTCGGACGACGGGCTCGGGACGCAGCGGGCGAGCGTACTCCGGAGCGGGATGCTGTATGCAAGGTCGGCGGGCCTGCCGGTTATCCTGCACTGCGAGGATCACACCCTCGCAACGGGCGTCGTGCACGAAGGCAGACACTCGGCCCTGACCGGGCTGCCCGGGACCCCGGCGAGCGCGGAGGACGTAGCGACCGCCGCCGGGCTGATACTCGCCGCCGAGACGGGCGCGAAGGTTCATATAACACACGTTTCGACCGGGCTGTCGGCCGCGCTTGTCGGGTTCTTCAAGAAGCTGGGCATAGCGGACGTGACCTCGGATACGACGCCGCATCACCTGACGCTCACCGACGAGCTTGTAGCGACGCTCGAAGGGTTGTACCGGGTCAACCCGCCCTTGAGGCCGAAAAAGGACCTGAACGCTGTTCGGGAGGCGTTGTCGGACGGGACGTTCGATTTCGTCGCGACGGATCACGCCCCACATGCCTCACACGAGAAAGACCTTCCCTTGGAAGAGGCGAACCCCGGTTTCCTCGGCCACGAGACGGCGTTTGCGGCAATCTACACGGAGCTTGTGCTCAGCGGTAGATTATCTCTCCGTCGGCTTGTGGAGGCGATGAGTTGCGCGCCGGGTCGGTGGGTCGGAGAGGGCGGGGGCCTTGCCGTCGGGGGCCCGGCGGATATTGCGCTCGTGGACCTCACCGAAGAGTGGACCGTCGAGCGTCGGACGCTTCTGAGCAAGTCGGAGAACTCGCCGTACCGGGGACGGAGGCTGACGGGTAGGGTGGCAGGGACTATAGTTGGCGGGGAGTTTGTGTACAACGCTAGAGATATCGCGGGAGTCGGATTTGGAGTACGGGCGTAG
- a CDS encoding aspartate carbamoyltransferase catalytic subunit translates to MRNFLTVEGLNRESLREVIETAQDFASGRFGNDVLSGRTVCLAFFESSTRTAVSFELAARRNGAFVISLSEKGSSISKGESLVDTVVTLDALGADAMVLRHPAAGAARLAAQHTAAAVINAGDGCGQHPTQALLDLYALAEARGGFDELEGEKIAVVGDVLHSRVARSIIPAFQAAGAEVAVCAPATLLPAEAGAWGIPVLDSIDEALAWGAEALYMLRLQNERMTGALVPSVAEYSRFYGVQRHHLSADPELLVMHPGPVNRGVEIAGDVVMDERSLIKSQVAAGVHVRSAVLALATGAVERIAV, encoded by the coding sequence ATGCGGAACTTTCTGACGGTGGAGGGCCTGAACCGTGAGAGCCTGCGCGAGGTTATCGAGACGGCGCAGGACTTTGCGAGCGGTCGGTTCGGGAACGACGTTCTCTCCGGCAGGACGGTCTGTCTGGCGTTTTTCGAGTCGTCCACCCGGACGGCGGTCTCCTTTGAGCTTGCCGCAAGGCGCAACGGCGCGTTCGTGATCTCCCTGAGCGAGAAGGGCTCGTCTATCTCCAAGGGCGAATCGCTGGTTGATACGGTCGTTACCCTTGATGCCCTGGGTGCGGACGCGATGGTGCTTCGCCATCCCGCAGCCGGAGCGGCGCGTCTCGCGGCGCAGCACACCGCTGCGGCGGTCATAAACGCGGGCGACGGCTGCGGTCAGCACCCGACCCAGGCGCTTCTCGACCTCTACGCGCTCGCAGAAGCGCGGGGCGGCTTCGACGAACTCGAAGGCGAGAAGATAGCGGTCGTCGGGGACGTGCTACACAGCCGCGTCGCACGCAGCATAATACCCGCGTTTCAGGCCGCCGGGGCCGAGGTTGCCGTCTGCGCCCCGGCGACGCTTCTTCCAGCGGAGGCCGGGGCGTGGGGTATTCCGGTGCTTGATTCGATCGACGAGGCGCTTGCGTGGGGGGCGGAGGCGCTCTACATGCTGCGCCTCCAGAACGAGCGCATGACCGGCGCTCTGGTCCCGTCCGTTGCGGAGTACTCGCGGTTCTACGGCGTGCAGAGGCATCACCTCAGCGCCGACCCGGAGTTGCTCGTCATGCACCCCGGCCCGGTGAATCGCGGCGTCGAGATAGCGGGTGATGTGGTGATGGATGAACGCTCCCTTATAAAAAGTCAGGTCGCGGCCGGGGTTCACGTCCGCTCTGCCGTCCTTGCCCTCGCGACCGGGGCCGTCGAGCGGATCGCGGTTTGA
- the pyrR gene encoding bifunctional pyr operon transcriptional regulator/uracil phosphoribosyltransferase PyrR, which translates to MDNAELGRVGTEERVRSVLLSEEDISRSLRRISHEILERNSNALDYIVLVGVLTRGVPLARRIAHNLRSFEGIEAPVGSLDITLHRDDLDGAEEPEIGESYIPFDVTGKTVVLVDDVFYTGRTARAAMDALSELGRPAAVRLAILVDRGHRELPIRADHVGKNAPTAIDERVVVSLSETDAEDEVVIVGR; encoded by the coding sequence GTGGATAACGCTGAACTTGGCCGGGTCGGGACCGAAGAGCGAGTGCGCTCCGTCCTGCTCTCGGAGGAAGACATCAGCCGCTCCCTGCGGCGAATATCCCACGAAATCCTGGAACGGAACTCGAACGCCCTCGACTACATCGTCCTTGTCGGCGTCCTTACGCGTGGTGTACCGCTGGCGAGGCGCATCGCCCACAACCTGCGCTCTTTCGAGGGCATCGAAGCCCCGGTCGGGTCGCTCGACATCACCCTCCATCGCGACGACCTCGACGGAGCCGAAGAGCCGGAGATCGGGGAGAGCTACATCCCGTTTGACGTCACGGGGAAGACCGTGGTCCTCGTTGACGACGTTTTCTACACCGGACGCACGGCGCGGGCGGCGATGGACGCCCTCTCGGAGCTTGGTCGCCCGGCGGCGGTGCGGCTCGCCATCCTTGTGGACCGGGGACACCGGGAGCTGCCGATCCGGGCGGACCACGTCGGAAAGAACGCCCCGACCGCGATCGACGAGCGGGTCGTAGTGAGCCTTTCGGAGACCGACGCAGAGGACGAGGTGGTTATCGTTGGACGCTAG
- a CDS encoding RluA family pseudouridine synthase gives MSEPGKTTFTVPASGVGQRLDKVAATAFGLTRSAAQRHVAEGYITVDGEPANPSLKLRGGELVRAELPSTELTPEDIPVETVYEDGDLIVVNKPAGLVVHPGAGNQSGTLVNALLDRGIAGGEDPVRPGIVHRLDRDTSGLMVVAKNQESYEGLVGMLSRREVGRTYRTVVEGLGLPATGTVDSPVGRDPENPTLMAAGIGKPAVTHFERLEEATQHTMLRVKLETGRTHQIRVHLSAIGSPVHADPLYGKAIPAERLWLHAEKLEFVHPKSGEEIYFDADIPEDLRLEAGRLGFEKRG, from the coding sequence ATGTCCGAGCCCGGCAAGACAACCTTTACCGTGCCGGCCTCCGGTGTCGGACAGCGGCTCGACAAAGTCGCGGCGACCGCCTTCGGTTTGACGCGCAGCGCGGCCCAGCGGCACGTCGCCGAGGGGTACATCACCGTCGACGGAGAACCCGCGAACCCTTCGCTTAAACTGCGTGGCGGAGAACTGGTTCGCGCCGAACTCCCCTCGACCGAACTCACCCCCGAAGACATCCCCGTCGAGACGGTCTACGAGGACGGAGACCTCATAGTAGTCAACAAACCCGCCGGGCTTGTCGTGCATCCGGGCGCGGGTAACCAGAGCGGGACGCTCGTGAACGCGCTGCTCGATCGGGGCATCGCAGGCGGTGAAGACCCGGTTCGACCGGGCATCGTCCACCGCCTCGACCGCGACACCTCCGGCCTTATGGTGGTCGCGAAAAACCAGGAATCGTATGAGGGGCTTGTCGGGATGCTCTCGCGGCGCGAGGTCGGCAGAACTTACCGGACGGTTGTCGAGGGGCTCGGGCTTCCGGCTACCGGGACGGTAGATTCCCCCGTCGGGCGCGACCCCGAGAACCCGACGCTTATGGCCGCCGGGATCGGCAAACCCGCCGTTACGCACTTCGAACGGCTGGAAGAAGCGACGCAACACACCATGCTGCGCGTGAAGCTGGAAACGGGCCGCACGCATCAGATCCGGGTCCACCTCTCGGCCATAGGATCCCCCGTACACGCCGACCCGCTTTACGGAAAGGCCATCCCTGCGGAACGGCTCTGGCTCCACGCCGAAAAACTGGAATTCGTCCACCCGAAAAGCGGAGAGGAGATCTATTTCGACGCCGATATACCGGAAGACCTGCGCCTCGAAGCCGGAAGGCTCGGCTTTGAAAAGAGAGGGTAG
- a CDS encoding DUF167 domain-containing protein: MASATGRHLPFVRGTRSGEVEVPLRVSPGAKHRGLRGIYGYAALRARVAAPPQNGKADAKGSRTSW, translated from the coding sequence GTGGCTAGCGCGACGGGTCGGCACCTCCCGTTTGTCCGGGGGACCCGTAGCGGCGAGGTGGAGGTTCCGCTGCGGGTCTCACCCGGCGCCAAACACAGGGGCCTGCGGGGCATCTACGGCTATGCGGCCCTGAGAGCCCGCGTCGCCGCCCCTCCTCAGAACGGCAAGGCCGACGCCAAAGGAAGTCGTACGTCTTGGTAG